Proteins encoded together in one Cicer arietinum cultivar CDC Frontier isolate Library 1 chromosome 4, Cicar.CDCFrontier_v2.0, whole genome shotgun sequence window:
- the LOC101505206 gene encoding RAN GTPase-activating protein 2, with protein sequence MDSTAQSYQHRSLSIKLWPPSQSTRLMLVERMTKNLTTPSIFSRKYGLLSKEEAEEDAKEIEDAAFVTATQHFEKEPDGDGSSAVQIYAKESSKLMLEVLKRGPKVKEDVELISEKAVETVFDLSGGRRAFIDGEEAAEVLKPLRGPNSFTKICFSNRSFGLDAAHVAEPILISIKDQLKEVDLSDFIAGRPEAEALEVMNIFSSALEGSVLRYLNLSNNAMGEKGVRAFRSLLKSQNDLEELYLMNDGISEEAAKAVAELIPSTEKLRVLHFHNNMTGDEGAFAIADVVKRSPALEDFRCSSTRVGCDGGVAVAVALGTCKHLKKLDLRDNMFGVEAGVALSKVIPVFVDLTEIYLSYLNLEDDGAEALANALKESAPSLEILDMAGNDITAKAAVSVAACISSKQFLTKLNLSENELKDEGAVLISKALEGGLGQLNEVDLSTNSITWSGARLLAEAVVQKPGFKLLNINANFISDEGICELQKIFKNSPDMLGPLDENEPDGEDIDEEDEEDDDNDELESKLKGLEI encoded by the coding sequence ATGGATTCGACAGCGCAGTCATACCAACATCGCTCACTTTCAATCAAATTATGGCCCCCTAGCCAGAGTACTAGGTTGATGCTGGTTGAACGAATGACCAAGAACCTCACAACTCCGTCCATTTTCTCTAGAAAGTATGGACTGCTTAGCAAAGAAGAGGCTGAAGAGGATGCAAAGGAAATTGAGGATGCAGCTTTTGTGACTGCAACCCAACATTTTGAAAAGGAGCCAGATGGTGACGGGAGTTCTGCTGTGCAAATTTATGCCAAGGAATCAAGTAAGCTTATGTTGGAGGTTCTCAAAAGAGGACCAAAAGTGAAGGAGGATGTGGAATTGATATCTGAAAAGGCTGTTGAAACTGTTTTTGACTTATCTGGGGGTCGCAGAGCATTTATTGATGGGGAGGAAGCTGCAGAAGTTCTGAAACCATTGAGGGGACCTAACTCTTTTACAAAGATATGTTTCAGCAATAGAAGTTTTGGTTTGGATGCTGCTCATGTAGCTGAACCCATCCTAATATCAATCAAAGATCAACTTAAAGAGGTGGATCTATCAGATTTTATTGCTGGGAGACCAGAAGCAGAAGCTCTTGAAGTGATGAATATATTTTCTTCTGCACTCGAAGGTTCTGTTTTAAGATATCTTAACTTGTCAAATAATGCCATGGGCGAAAAGGGGGTTAGAGCATTTCGGTCACTCCTCAAATCGCAAAATGACTTGGAGGAGCTTTATTTGATGAATGATGGTATTTCAGAGGAAGCTGCAAAAGCAGTTGCTGAATTGATTCCTTCCACAGAGAAGCTTAGGGTTCTTCATTTCCATAATAACATGACTGGAGATGAAGGAGCATTTGCCATAGCTGATGTTGTAAAACGTTCCCCAGCCTTGGAAGATTTTCGATGTTCATCTACCAGAGTAGGCTGTGATGGTGGAGTTGCTGTTGCTGTAGCACTTGGGACATGCAAGCACTTGAAGAAGCTTGATTTGCGTGACAATATGTTTGGTGTGGAAGCTGGAGTTGCTCTAAGTAAAGTTATACCAGTATTTGTTGACCTTACAGAGATATACCTCAGTTATTTGAACTTAGAGGATGATGGTGCAGAAGCCCTTGCTAATGCTCTTAAGGAATCTGCACCGTCACTGGAAATTTTGGATATGGCTGGGAATGACATTACAGCAAAAGCTGCTGTTTCTGTGGCTGCCTGTATTTCATCAAAGCAGTTCCTCACCAAGTTAAATTTATCTGAGAATGAACTGAAGGATGAAGGTGCAGTTTTAATCAGTAAGGCATTGGAAGGTGGTCTTGGCCAATTAAATGAAGTTGATCTAAGTACAAATTCGATCACATGGTCAGGAGCTAGGCTGTTGGCTGAAGCTGTTGTTCAGAAACCTGGATTTAAGTTGCTAAACATTAATGCTAATTTCATTTCTGATGAAGGGATTTGCGAGTTgcagaaaatatttaaaaactcaCCCGACATGCTGGGTCCTTTGGATGAGAATGAACCTGATGGCGAGGACATTGATGAagaggatgaagaagatgacGACAATGATGAATTGGAATCAAAACTGAAAGGCCTTGAGATTTAA
- the LOC101505528 gene encoding chloroplast stem-loop binding protein of 41 kDa a, chloroplastic — MATLASSSPTLLFSSTSSNLLPLSHSSTFRLSFSSSLQSSSLSISPTFLSHSSSTSKRFSNHAASFTITATASLNKKKVLIINTNSGGHAVIGFYFAKELLAAGHSVTIFTVGDQSSDKMNKPPFNRFSEIVSAGGSTVWGNPADVGSVVGGEAFDVVLDNNGKDLDAVRPVIDWAKTAGAKQFLFISSAGIYKPTDEPPHVEGDVVKADAGHVGVEKYIEETFESWAVFRPQYMIGSGNNKDCEEWFFDRIVRDRPVLIPGSGLQLTNISHVRDLSSMLTQAVENPDAASKGIFNCVSDRAVTLNGIAKLCAQAAGRPVNIVHYDPKAIGIDAKKAFPFRNMHFYAEPRAAKSKLGWSSTTNLPEDLKERFEEYIKIGRDKKPIKFEVDDKILEALKVPVAV, encoded by the exons ATGGCCACACTTGCTTCCTCTTCACCTACCTTACTCTTCTCTTCAACCTCTTCCAATCTTCTCCCTCTTTCACATTCTTCTACTTTCCGcctttctttctcttcttctcTTCAATCCTCCTCTCTCTCTATTTCCCCTACCTTTCTATCACACTCTTCTTCTACTTCTAAACGTTTTTCTAATCATGCTGCTTCCTTCACCATCACTGCTACTGCTTCACTCAACAAGAAGAAAGTTCTTATTATAAACACTAACAGCGGTGGACATGCCGTTATTGGCTTCTACTTTGCAAAAGAGCTTCTTGCTGCTGGTCACTCTGTCACTATTTTCACTGTTGGTGATCAAAGTTCCGACAAGATGAACAAACCTCCTTTTAATAGATTCTCA GAAATTGTGAGTGCTGGAGGCAGCACAGTATGGGGAAATCCTGCAGATGTAGGGAGTGTTGTAGGAGGAGAAGCATTTGATGTGGTTTTGGACAACAATGGCAAGGATCTTGATGCTGTGAG GCCTGTGATAGATTGGGCAAAGACTGCTGGTGCCAAGCAATTCTTGTTCATCAGTAGTGCTGGAATCTACAAACCGACCGATGAACCTCCCCATGTCGAAGGG GATGTTGTTAAAGCAGATGCTGGTCATGTTGGAGTGGAGAAATACATTGAAGAAACTTTTGAGAGTTGGGCAGTATTTAGACCACAATATATGATAGGCTCTGGAAACAACAAAGACTGTGAAGAGTGGTTCTTTGATA GGATTGTTCGGGATAGACCTGTTCTAATTCCTGGTTCAGGATTGCAACTCACTAACATATCACATGTTAGAGACTTATCTTCAATGCTAACTCAAGCTGTTGAGAATCCAGATGCTGCAAGTAAAGGCATTTTCAACTGTGTTAGTGACCGTGCAGTGACTCTAAATGGAATAGCCAAACTATGTGCTCAAGCTGCAGGGCGCCCAGTTAACATTGTGCATTATGATCCTAAAGCAATTGGAATTGATGCAAAAAAAGCTTTCCCTTTTCGTAATATG CACTTCTATGCTGAACCTAGAGCGGCCAAAAGTAAATTGGGATGGAGTTCAACCACAAACCTCCCTGAAGATCTAAAAGAACGGTTTGAGGAGTACATAAAGATTGGGAGAGACAAGAAGCCTATCAAATTTGAGGTAGATGATAAGATATTAGAGGCCTTGAAAGttcctgttgctgtctga
- the LOC101505859 gene encoding probable transmembrane GTPase FZO-like, chloroplastic isoform X1 — protein MVPCSITTPSSFSSLVAAANAIIPRHVIFSRSSQLPLRPPSHSSSSLINSNASRHFYQKPFPQAQAQPRTLFPGGYKRPKLQVPTLILQLNPDDILTRDQSALDMIDKAVSKSVGIVVLSSNEQSGGKLYEAACMLKSLVRDRAYLLVAERVDIAAAAVTSGVLLSDQGLPTVVARNTMLGSNAELVVLPLVARFVQTVDTAVNASKSEGADFLIYGGGDLKRLNQEIGKVVKNVKIPIFASCVGKNMSYAEALSLLASGASGFVTSLEGFGLFDDDFFQKLFDGGFSNDERTLDDRGGKIDNIKLVNNSNGLQSKAEVVGGFIKLEDRKKQLIEMERSVLNEAIKVIKKAAPLMEEVSLLDDAVSQIDEPFLLVIVGEFNSDIEKQRSERHPDGQFICYLPAPILRNMTIVDTPGTNVILQRQQRLTEEFVPRADLLLFVISADRPLTGSEVAFLRYSQQWKKKVVFVLNKADIYQNNHELEEAMSFIKDNIKRLLNTEDVILYPVSARSALEAKLMATSSFGNLDEELSVSGSQYGASSFYELEKFLYSFLDGSTIPGMDRMRLKLETPVAIADRLFSACETLVTQDYRSAKQDLAAINDFVNSVNDFALDMESESLSWRRQTLSMIESSKSRVVELVEATMQLSNLDIIASYVFKGEKQAIPATSRIQNDIIDPSVSSVQKILGEYKSWLCSKNTQQGRSYKESFEKRWSSLIHENSQMSVETYELLKKGDEAGYKVIENFSSSAASKSFEQEVRDTILGTFGQLGVAGFSASLLTSVLHTTLEDLLALGICSVGGYLAISNFPTRRQSVIDKVKRKADTLAYELEEAMKKDLTEAVENLDTFVRVIGKPYQDQAHNRLNKLVEIQEEISNIDKKLRTLQMEIQNLHVS, from the exons ATGGTACCCTGTTCAATAACGACCCCTTCTTCTTTTTCATCACTGGTTGCTGCTGCAAATGCAATCATCCCTCGCCACGTCATCTTCTCTCGCTCTTCTCAACTCCCCCTTCGCCCTCCTTCCCATTCCTCGTCTTCTCTCATCAACTCCAATGCCTCTCGCCATTTCTACCAAAAACCCTTTCCTCAGGCCCAAGCCCAGCCCAGAACACTCTTCCCTGGCGGATACAAGAGGCCCAAACTTCAAGTCCCCACTCTTATTCTCCAGCTCAACCCCGATGACATTCTGACACGTGACCAATCCGCCCTAGACATGATCGATAAGGCAGTTTCAAAATCAGTTGGAATTGTAGTTCTCTCTAGCAACGAACAAAGCGGTGGGAAGCTCTACGAAGCCGCTTGCATGTTGAAGTCACTAGTTCGTGACCGCGCTTATCTCTTGGTCGCCGAGCGCGTCGATATTGCCGCCGCCGCTGTTACCAGTGGCGTTTTGCTCTCTGACCAAG GTCTTCCTACTGTTGTTGCTAGAAATACAATGTTAGGTTCCAATGCTGAATTGGTGGTTCTTCCATTGGTGGCTAGATTTGTCCAAACTGTAGATACTGCTGTAAATGCATCCAAATCAGAAGGTGCTGATTTTCTTATATATGGTGGTGGGGATTTGAAACGTTTAAATCAGGAAATTGGTAAAGTAGTTAAGAATGTGAAGATACCTATATTTGCCTCGTGTGTGGGGAAAAACATGTCATATGCCGAGGCTTTGAGCTTACTTGCTTCTGGTGCTAGTGGTTTTGTTACTAGTTTGGAAGGATTTGGGTTGTTTGATGATGatttctttcaaaaactatttgatGGTGGGTTTTCAAATGATGAGAGAACACTTGATGATCGTGGCGgtaaaattgataatattaaattagtaAATAATAGTAATGGTTTGCAGAGCAAAGCAGAGGTTGTGGGTGGATTTATTAAACTGGAGGATAGAAAGAAACAGTTAATAGAAATGGAGAGGTCGGTGTTGAATGAAGCTATTAAAGTTATAAAGAAAGCTGCACCTCTG ATGGAGGAAGTTTCGCTTCTTGATGATGCAGTTTCTCAGATTGATGAGCCGTTCTTATTGGTTATAGTG GGGGAATTCAACTCTG ATATTGAAAAGCAACGTTCTGAAAGGCATCCAGACGGTCAATTTATTTGCTACCTTCCTGCTCCAATTCTCAGAAAT ATGACAATTGTTGATACACCTGGAACTAATGTAATTCTTCAGAGACAGCAGCGTCTTACTGAGGAATTTGTGCCTCGTGCAGACTTACTTCTTTTTGTTATTTCAGCTGATCGCCCCTTAACAGGAAGTGAG gTTGCTTTTCTTCGTTATTCACAGCAATGGAAGAAGAAAGTGGTATTTGTTTTGAACAAAGCTGACATATATCAGAATAATCATGAG CTTGAGGAAGCAATGTCCTTCATTAAGGACAACATCAAGAGATTGCTGAATACGGAAGATGTGATATTATATCCTGTATCTGCTCGATCTGCTCTTGAAGCTAAACTTATGGCTACCTCTAGTTTTGGGAATCTTGATGAAGAGTTGTCAGTCTCTGGTTCTCAATATGGTGCCAGCAGCTTTTATGAGCTTGAGAAGTTCTTATATAGCTTTCTAGATGGGTCGACAATCCCAGGAATGGATAGAATGAGGCTTAAACTTGAAACACCTGTTGCAATTGCAGACAGACTATTTTCTGCATGTGAAACTCTTGTGACACAAGACTATCGATCCGCCAAGCAGGATTTGGCTGCAATAAATGATTTTGTCAATAGTGTAAATGATTTTGCATTGGATATGGAAAGTGAAAGCCTTTCTTGGAGGAGACAAACTCTATCTATG ATTGAATCCTCTAAATCACGTGTTGTGGAGCTTGTAGAAGCTACAATGCAATTGTCAAATCTTGATATTATTGCTTCGTATGTTTTCAAAGGAGAGAAACAGGCTATCCCTGCTACATCAAGAATTCAGAATGACATAATTGACCCTTCTGTATCATCTGTTCAG AAAATACTTGGAGAATACAAAAGTTGGTTATGCTCCAAAAATACCCAACAAGGGAGATCATACAAGGAATCTTTTGAGAAACGATGGTCCTCGCTGATTCATGAAAATAGTCAGATGAGTGTTGAGACATATGAATTGCTAAAGAAAGGGGATGAAGCTGGCTATAAGGTGATTGAAAATTTCAGCAGCAGTGCAGCTTCAAAGTCATTTGAGCAAGAAGTACGAGATACG ATTTTAGGGACGTTTGGTCAACTAGGAGTCGCTGGTTTTTCTGCTTCACTATTGACATCTGTACTGCATACCACATTGGAAGATCTTCTTGCACTTGGAATTTGTTCTGTTGGCGG GTATTTAGCTATATCAAATTTCCCAACTCGGAGGCAAAGTGTGATAGATAAGGTGAAAAGGAAAGCAGATACCTTGGCATATGAACTTGAAGAGGCCATGAAGAAGGATTTGACTGAAGCTGTAGAAAATTTGGATACCTTTGTGAGAGTCATTGGCAAACCTTACCAAGATCAGGCGCATAATAGACTTAACAAGCTTGTTGAGATTCAAGAAGAAATATCAAATATTGATAAGAAACTTAGAACACTACAAATGGAGATACAAAATCTTCATGTGTCATGA
- the LOC101505859 gene encoding probable transmembrane GTPase FZO-like, chloroplastic isoform X2, with product MVPCSITTPSSFSSLVAAANAIIPRHVIFSRSSQLPLRPPSHSSSSLINSNASRHFYQKPFPQAQAQPRTLFPGGYKRPKLQVPTLILQLNPDDILTRDQSALDMIDKAVSKSVGIVVLSSNEQSGGKLYEAACMLKSLVRDRAYLLVAERVDIAAAAVTSGVLLSDQGLPTVVARNTMLGSNAELVVLPLVARFVQTVDTAVNASKSEGADFLIYGGGDLKRLNQEIGKVVKNVKIPIFASCVGKNMSYAEALSLLASGASGFVTSLEGFGLFDDDFFQKLFDGGFSNDERTLDDRGGKIDNIKLVNNSNGLQSKAEVVGGFIKLEDRKKQLIEMERSVLNEAIKVIKKAAPLMEEVSLLDDAVSQIDEPFLLVIVGEFNSGKSTVINAILGERYLKQGVVPTTNEITFLRFNDLDIEKQRSERHPDGQFICYLPAPILRNMTIVDTPGTNVILQRQQRLTEEFVPRADLLLFVISADRPLTGSEVAFLRYSQQWKKKVVFVLNKADIYQNNHELEEAMSFIKDNIKRLLNTEDVILYPVSARSALEAKLMATSSFGNLDEELSVSGSQYGASSFYELEKFLYSFLDGSTIPGMDRMRLKLETPVAIADRLFSACETLVTQDYRSAKQDLAAINDFVNSVNDFALDMESESLSWRRQTLSMIESSKSRVVELVEATMQLSNLDIIASYVFKGEKQAIPATSRIQNDIIDPSVSSVQKILGEYKSWLCSKNTQQGRSYKESFEKRWSSLIHENSQMSVETYELLKKGDEAGYKVIENFSSSAASKSFEQEVRDTILGTFGQLGVAGFSASLLTSVLHTTLEDLLALGICSVGGYLAISNFPTRRQSVIDKVKRKADTLAYELEEAMKKDLTEAVENLDTFVRVIGKPYQDQAHNRLNKLVEIQEEISNIDKKLRTLQMEIQNLHVS from the exons ATGGTACCCTGTTCAATAACGACCCCTTCTTCTTTTTCATCACTGGTTGCTGCTGCAAATGCAATCATCCCTCGCCACGTCATCTTCTCTCGCTCTTCTCAACTCCCCCTTCGCCCTCCTTCCCATTCCTCGTCTTCTCTCATCAACTCCAATGCCTCTCGCCATTTCTACCAAAAACCCTTTCCTCAGGCCCAAGCCCAGCCCAGAACACTCTTCCCTGGCGGATACAAGAGGCCCAAACTTCAAGTCCCCACTCTTATTCTCCAGCTCAACCCCGATGACATTCTGACACGTGACCAATCCGCCCTAGACATGATCGATAAGGCAGTTTCAAAATCAGTTGGAATTGTAGTTCTCTCTAGCAACGAACAAAGCGGTGGGAAGCTCTACGAAGCCGCTTGCATGTTGAAGTCACTAGTTCGTGACCGCGCTTATCTCTTGGTCGCCGAGCGCGTCGATATTGCCGCCGCCGCTGTTACCAGTGGCGTTTTGCTCTCTGACCAAG GTCTTCCTACTGTTGTTGCTAGAAATACAATGTTAGGTTCCAATGCTGAATTGGTGGTTCTTCCATTGGTGGCTAGATTTGTCCAAACTGTAGATACTGCTGTAAATGCATCCAAATCAGAAGGTGCTGATTTTCTTATATATGGTGGTGGGGATTTGAAACGTTTAAATCAGGAAATTGGTAAAGTAGTTAAGAATGTGAAGATACCTATATTTGCCTCGTGTGTGGGGAAAAACATGTCATATGCCGAGGCTTTGAGCTTACTTGCTTCTGGTGCTAGTGGTTTTGTTACTAGTTTGGAAGGATTTGGGTTGTTTGATGATGatttctttcaaaaactatttgatGGTGGGTTTTCAAATGATGAGAGAACACTTGATGATCGTGGCGgtaaaattgataatattaaattagtaAATAATAGTAATGGTTTGCAGAGCAAAGCAGAGGTTGTGGGTGGATTTATTAAACTGGAGGATAGAAAGAAACAGTTAATAGAAATGGAGAGGTCGGTGTTGAATGAAGCTATTAAAGTTATAAAGAAAGCTGCACCTCTG ATGGAGGAAGTTTCGCTTCTTGATGATGCAGTTTCTCAGATTGATGAGCCGTTCTTATTGGTTATAGTG GGGGAATTCAACTCTGGTAAATCTACTGTGATTAATGCAATTCTTGGAGAAAGATATCTCAAACAGGGGGTTGTTCCAACAACTAACGAGATCACATTTTTACGATTTAATGACCTAGATATTGAAAAGCAACGTTCTGAAAGGCATCCAGACGGTCAATTTATTTGCTACCTTCCTGCTCCAATTCTCAGAAAT ATGACAATTGTTGATACACCTGGAACTAATGTAATTCTTCAGAGACAGCAGCGTCTTACTGAGGAATTTGTGCCTCGTGCAGACTTACTTCTTTTTGTTATTTCAGCTGATCGCCCCTTAACAGGAAGTGAG gTTGCTTTTCTTCGTTATTCACAGCAATGGAAGAAGAAAGTGGTATTTGTTTTGAACAAAGCTGACATATATCAGAATAATCATGAG CTTGAGGAAGCAATGTCCTTCATTAAGGACAACATCAAGAGATTGCTGAATACGGAAGATGTGATATTATATCCTGTATCTGCTCGATCTGCTCTTGAAGCTAAACTTATGGCTACCTCTAGTTTTGGGAATCTTGATGAAGAGTTGTCAGTCTCTGGTTCTCAATATGGTGCCAGCAGCTTTTATGAGCTTGAGAAGTTCTTATATAGCTTTCTAGATGGGTCGACAATCCCAGGAATGGATAGAATGAGGCTTAAACTTGAAACACCTGTTGCAATTGCAGACAGACTATTTTCTGCATGTGAAACTCTTGTGACACAAGACTATCGATCCGCCAAGCAGGATTTGGCTGCAATAAATGATTTTGTCAATAGTGTAAATGATTTTGCATTGGATATGGAAAGTGAAAGCCTTTCTTGGAGGAGACAAACTCTATCTATG ATTGAATCCTCTAAATCACGTGTTGTGGAGCTTGTAGAAGCTACAATGCAATTGTCAAATCTTGATATTATTGCTTCGTATGTTTTCAAAGGAGAGAAACAGGCTATCCCTGCTACATCAAGAATTCAGAATGACATAATTGACCCTTCTGTATCATCTGTTCAG AAAATACTTGGAGAATACAAAAGTTGGTTATGCTCCAAAAATACCCAACAAGGGAGATCATACAAGGAATCTTTTGAGAAACGATGGTCCTCGCTGATTCATGAAAATAGTCAGATGAGTGTTGAGACATATGAATTGCTAAAGAAAGGGGATGAAGCTGGCTATAAGGTGATTGAAAATTTCAGCAGCAGTGCAGCTTCAAAGTCATTTGAGCAAGAAGTACGAGATACG ATTTTAGGGACGTTTGGTCAACTAGGAGTCGCTGGTTTTTCTGCTTCACTATTGACATCTGTACTGCATACCACATTGGAAGATCTTCTTGCACTTGGAATTTGTTCTGTTGGCGG GTATTTAGCTATATCAAATTTCCCAACTCGGAGGCAAAGTGTGATAGATAAGGTGAAAAGGAAAGCAGATACCTTGGCATATGAACTTGAAGAGGCCATGAAGAAGGATTTGACTGAAGCTGTAGAAAATTTGGATACCTTTGTGAGAGTCATTGGCAAACCTTACCAAGATCAGGCGCATAATAGACTTAACAAGCTTGTTGAGATTCAAGAAGAAATATCAAATATTGATAAGAAACTTAGAACACTACAAATGGAGATACAAAATCTTCATGTGTCATGA